AACTGTGCGCGCGAAGGCGCCATCTTTCCCACAATCAATCGCGACGAAATTGGTGGCGGACGGGATCGCTTCCAGCCCGTTTTCAGTGGCGATCTCATAAAGTCGCTGACGCGACTCTTCGACCTGTTCGCAGACATCTTCCAGCCATGCCTGATCTTCTAACGCGGTAAGTGCGCCAACTTGTGAAATACGCCCCATACCGAAGTGATTGCGCACGCGATTAAAGGCCGAAATCAATGTCTTATGCCCCACAGCATATCCAATCCGCGCACCTGCCATACCATACCCCTTTGAAAAGGTACGCATACGGATCACGCGGCTATCCTTGGTGTTTATCGCAGGGGCGGTCCCTTTCGGGGCCAGTTCGACATATGCTTCGTCCAACACCAAGAGGCAGCCTTTAGGAAGGCTTTCAATCATACGCTGTATGGTTGCCGCGGTGTGGTAAGTGCCCATCGGGTTGTCAGGGTTAGAAAGGTAAATCAGCTTCGCCCCGACTTCGCGCGCCTTGGCGATAAGGTGGTCGGGGTCTTCAAAATCAGCGGTGTAGTTCACCGTGTGGATCGTGCCGCCGTAGCCCGTGACATGGTAGTTGAAGGTCGGGTAGGCACCGGCACTGGTCACAACCGGCGTGCCATCGGTAACCGTCAGGCGCACAAGGCTGTCGAGCAGCCCATCAATACCCGCCCCAACGACGATTTCATCAGGATTAACAACGTGATGCACGGCTAGAGCCATGCGCAGGTCGTGGCTTTCCGGGTCGCCATACATCCACACATCTTTGGCCGCTTGCCGCATGGCACGGATGGTGCTTGGCGACGGACCAAACACGCTTTCGTTCGCACCAAGTCGCGCCTTAAACGGCGTTCCTTTGGCGCGTTCCTGCGCTTCTGGTCCTATGAAGGGGACAGTTGAAGGCAGGGACGCCGCCAGTGGCGTCAGGCGTGGGTCGTTTTCTGTATCTTTGGTCATGCGGGGACTTTGGTGTGTCTGTTCCCCTTTGAAAAGGGTTAACGCAACGACCACCTATATTAGAGGAGGACATTTAGATGCCCAAACTTACGAGACGTGGATTTTTAGCGACGACAGGTGCAGCCATTGGCGTGCGCGGTGTCGCCCCGCTGGCACGCAGTGGATCTGGCCGTCGTATCTTGACGCTGGTCTACGATAAATCGCTTGGCATGATGCGGGCGGTCGAAAAGGTGGTCTTTTAAGACCACCCCTTCATTTAGATTTCGTTCAGCTGCGCCAAAGCGGCCGTCAGCTGCGCGATTTCCTCTTCCCGCAGGGCGAGGTTGGCTTTGGCTTCTGCCACCACTTCCACTGTCGCGTTTTCTGCGAACTTGGGGTTGCCCAAACGCCCACGCAAACCGCCTGCTTCTTTTTCAACTTTACCCAACGACTTGGTAATGCGGGCTTTTTCCGCATCCACGTCAATGATGTCGGCCAGTGGCAAGGCGAAGGTCGCGCCCTTGGTGCCGACCATCATGGACCCTTTTGGGGCATCCCCAACGGCCAGATCATCAACCCGTGCGAGGCGCTTGATCAGGGCTTCGTTGTTGGCCCATGCCGTCTTGGCAGCATCATCCGCTTCTGTTTGGATTAGCGGTACGTATAACCCCGCTGGAACGTTCATCTGAGCGCGGGTTGAGCGAATGTTTTCAATGGCTTGAATGACCCACGACATCTCGGCGTCAGCCACCTCGTCAATCAAGTCTGCGCCGTACTCTGGCCAGTCCTGATGTGTTAACAGGGTTTCGTTGCCATCCAGCGCCCAAAGCTCTTCGGTGATGAAGGGCATAATCGGGTGCATCAGGATCAGGCATTGGTTCAAGACCCAGTTCATAACTGCCTGAGTTTCCTGCTTTTCTGCGTCTGATCCGTCCATCAACAGCGGCTTGGAGAGTTCGACGTACCAATCGCAAACCTTGCCCCAAACGAACTTATACAGCGTGTCGGCGGCGTCGTTGAAGCGGTAGCTGTCGAGGGCGGCGTTAACGTCTGTTAATGCGCGCGTCGTCTCGCCAATGATCCATTTGTTAACGGATTGGGTCGTATTTATTGCGTATATATCCTGTATAGATTGCGTATATACAGCGTCTTGCCCAAACGCGCCGTTCATTTCAGCGAAACGGCAGG
This Octadecabacter temperatus DNA region includes the following protein-coding sequences:
- a CDS encoding pyridoxal phosphate-dependent aminotransferase yields the protein MTKDTENDPRLTPLAASLPSTVPFIGPEAQERAKGTPFKARLGANESVFGPSPSTIRAMRQAAKDVWMYGDPESHDLRMALAVHHVVNPDEIVVGAGIDGLLDSLVRLTVTDGTPVVTSAGAYPTFNYHVTGYGGTIHTVNYTADFEDPDHLIAKAREVGAKLIYLSNPDNPMGTYHTAATIQRMIESLPKGCLLVLDEAYVELAPKGTAPAINTKDSRVIRMRTFSKGYGMAGARIGYAVGHKTLISAFNRVRNHFGMGRISQVGALTALEDQAWLEDVCEQVEESRQRLYEIATENGLEAIPSATNFVAIDCGKDGAFARTVLTALGELGVFVRMPFVAPQDRCVRISCGTKKDMALVAKALPKALAQAQAAVDTQKV